GAGGCACCGGCAGAGATAAAGAGCAGCCGGAAAACGCAGCAACTGCTGGGAACCCATTGGTATTCAGACCAGGCGCTGTCGCATTTTATTGAAGCTATGAAAAGGACATATCCGGATAGCTTGATTATCGTAACCGGGGATCATTCCTATATCCCCGGCCCGCTGAACCAAAGCTCATTGCTGCAGCGTGCCGATTATTCCTTCCGGGAGCAGTTCTGCACGTCCTTTATGCTGTATCATCAGGATATCCAGCAGGATATCCTGGCAGGCAACACAATTGGCGGGCATATGCATATTATGCCGACGATTATTGAGCTGATTGCCCCACAGGGCTTTACGTACTATTCCTTATTTCCGTCGCTGACCGAACCGATTGACCAGGTGGTCACACCGTATCACTGGCTTACGCGCGACGCCATCGGCCCACAGGGGAACAGTTTCTATCAGCCGCTTACCGTGTCGGCGGAAGAGATTCCAACGTTGGAGCGGGACAATCCTTTTACCAGACAGGCAGACGACTGGTGCGTTCTTACCAGCTGGCTTTTACGGCATACGGATAAGCTGGAGCCGGCTGAACAACTGGTAAAATGATACGGGGGAGAGATACACGGCGACGGTCCTGCTGTATCTCAAAGCGCTACGAGGTAAGCCAAAAGGCCATTACCATTAACGTTGTCAACTTTACCTGCCTGCCGAGTGACAGCTGCTATCACAGCACTTTTCATATCCGCGAAGATGAAACGCAGATTTGTCATTGCGAGGAGGAACGACGAAGCAATCTCCCTCCTATCCACCGTGAAGCGAGATTGCTTCGCTGGCGCTCGTAATGACAGAACGTAGCGCTATGGGCTATGAGCCAACAGCTAACAGCCAACAGCCAATCGCCCGGGATAGCGGATGCTGTCGGGAAAAAGTGTCAGAAAAAATCTGGCTTTGCCGGAAATTTATGGTTTACAGAGAAATATATATTATGGTATCATAATGTAGTACTTTGAATCAGCGTTGTGAAGGTGCAAGGTGCTATTTTTTATACTTATTTTTCATTCTTTAACGCAGTAAAGGTGGCAAGAAAACGCAATGCTTTTCACTAAAGCGCTTCGACTTATCGTATTCGTCTGCTTCATCGCAAGTGTAACCGGCGCGGGCGCTTTGGCCGCAGAAAAAGATCAATTGAATTTGAACCGGGAATATCTTCGCTCCTATGCTGCGGATGCCGGCTATGTCCTCAGAGCGCCGACCCGCTGGAATGCTGCCGATTGGCGGCAGGCCCTCCTCCTTGGCGGAGCCGCTCTGACGCTTTATCACAACGACGAAAAAATTGAGCACTGGGCGCAGCAGCAGCGGAATGGCAACAGCAATCAAGTTTCCGGTTGGGTCAGAAACTTCGGCGATGTCCGCTGCATAGCTCCCGCTTTGGGACTGACTTATGCGGTCGGCAAACACAACGATAATGACCGGCTCACCCGAACAGCCTTGCTGGGGATGGAAAGCCTGGTTATTGCCAACGGCATTACCGGCTCCCTAAAGCTGCTGACCCACCGTCACCGCCCCAATACGGGCGATCCTTATAACACCTGGGACGGCCCCGGCTTTCATAATCCCAATGATTCTTTCGTTTCCGGTCACGCTACCTCAGCCTTTGCCGTCGCCACAGTCATCGCAACCGAATATCAGGGGAAAAGGGGCGTGCCGCAAATGGCCTACGGTCTGGCAGCGCTAACCTCCCTGTCCCGAGTCAACGACAACCAGCACTGGGCATCGGACGTATTCGCCGGTTCGGTCATTGGCTATTATACGGCCAAGCTGGTAACGGAGCATCATCCGGATACATCTCTGTCGTCCGGTCAGGACAGTCAGACACCCAGCGGCGTTCAACCTCTGGCGGCCTATCAGCTGCATTTTAAGTAAAAAAGAGCAGGACAGACAAAAGTTTTACAAAAAATATGATTTGACTATACTTTAGTATGGGGACAAGCTAAAAGATATTTGTTAAAATAATACTATATGTGTAATATATCCGGATCCACTTAACTATAAGTTTACAAAATTGGGCAGGATATTAATTTTTCCTGTAGAAATATACATGATATTGTTTAATTATCAATTTACGCAATAGGCAGACAAGAACGGAGTGGTCATAGCTTGAAGCATAAAAAAATTGCCGCATGGCTGCTGGCGGCGGTCATCAGTGTTGGCATACCCATGGAAGCCCTGGCGGCGGAGCAGCAGACGCCGATTTTTACGACGCAGACCAATTCTCAGCCGCTGGAAGAATACCATCTCAGCAAATACGACGTGATCAATATTGTCATCATCGGCTTTCCCGATGCCGCCGGATTCAGCGACATCATGATCGGTCCCGACGGCTATGTGAACCTGCCTTATGCCGGGACACTGCACCTGGCCGGGATGACCATTCCGGAAGCTACCGAAGTACTGACCGATAAACTGGGTGAATATATCAAAATTCCCGGCATGGCGGTGATGGTCAAGCAGTACGGTCCCCGGAAAATCTATGTCATGGGGGAAGTCGCCAAGCAGGGCCTCTACTCCCTCAGCTCCGACTATATGAACATCTTCGCCGCCTTATCCAGCGCCGGCGGCGTTACCAAGCGGGGTCGGCCCAAGCATATCGCTGTGGTCCGGACGATAGACGGCAAGGTGTACATGCAGGAAGTGAACCTTGACCGGTTTGTGGAAAAGCAGGACGGTTCCCAGAATGTGATCCTCCAGGACGGAGATATAGTGTATGTGCCAAAATCAAATAAAATCGATTTGTATGAAGATATCATGCCGCTGGTTGGCGTTTATGCTACGTATAAATCAATAACGAATTAGAGGAGCTGCTATTGTGGAAGAACAGGATACCATTGATTTGAGAAAAGTAATGCAAATTGCAGCTGCCTATAAATACCGACTGGTGGCAATCGTCCTGGTGACGACGATTCTGGCATTAATACTTTCCTTCGTTTTACCGAAGCAATATGAATCCAGCGTCTTGCTCCGGGCGAAAAACCCGAAGCAGACCGGCTTGTCGGGACAGGCTGCTTCTGTCGCTGCATTATTGGGCGGCAACATGCCCAGTTCAGCCCAAACGTATATTGAAATGATGAAAAGCCGAAGCGTATTAGAGCCGGTCATGGAACCTTTGGATTTACCGAATAAAGAGAAGCTGGATGTACCGACATTTGCTAAGAAATATTTGAAATTCCAAAATACAAAAGGCACCGACTTGATTGAAGTGACAGCCACCGGGCGCACCCCGGAAGAAGCCCAGCAAATCGCTGCCGGCGTTGTGGCCAATTTTCAGCAGAATTTGACCCGGCTCAGCCAGTCGGATCAATCCCTGATGGTCAAATTTTTAAAAGACCGCATGGCAATTGCCAAGCAGGAGATGGAGCAGGCGGAGCAAAATCTGGAACAGTTCCGGCAGCAGGAAAAGATTTACGTGCCGGACGAGCAGGCCAAGGCTTCCATCAAAAAACTAACCGAATATGATCAGAAAATCGCCCAGCTGAAAGTGCAGAACGACGCCAATCAGGCAAGACTTCAGGGCGTCAGTGATCAGCTGAATCGTCAGAATGTAGCCATCTCCACCTATAATATTGCCGATAACCCGGTAATCCAGGAAATCCGCAAGCAGCTGGTGGCGAAGCAAATCTCCCTGGTAGATGCTCAGCAGCGCTATACCGACAAGCATCCCGATGTAATTCTAATCCAGAATGAGATCGACCAATTAAACGGTAAGCTCCAGGAAGAAGTGAGCAACTCCGTTCAGGCAGGGACCAGCACCTTAAATCCGGTGCAGATGGGATTGGTGAAAGCAAAGGCCGAAACGGAAACCGAACTTCTGGTGGGACAGGCGACCCTCTCCGGCCTGCAGCAGGTTCAATCCGGCAATGAACAGGAAATCAGCCAGCTGTCGGCTGACAGCGTTACCTATATCGGCCTGGAGCGCCAGACAAGAATTGCTCAGGAAGTATATAGTGTATTAGTTAAGAGTTACGAGCAGACCCGCATCCAGGAAGCCATGGAAAGCATGGATATCCAGATTGTGGATGAGGCTAATCTGCCGAAGAAGCCGTCCTTTCCGAAGAAATTGCTGATAACAGCGGTCGGTGGAGTGTTGGGGATTATGCTTAGCTTTATCTATCTTATTATTTTGTATCGTAAAAATTCTTCTTCCTCCTATAATTTGAATCGTTCTATCCAATAAGGAAGTGATGAATCATGCGGCGCAGGTTGGTATCGCTCGCTCTTGTAGTAGCCGATATCCTTGTTGTTTCTATTGTCCCGTTTATTGCCTTGTATCTTCGCTTTGACGGTATAGTCGATGCACACTATTATTCACAACTAGTATCCTATTTACCGGCTATTGTACTTATCCAACTGACAACTTTTTATCTGTTCCGTCTCTATCACCGTTTATGGCGCTATGCCAGTATTCACGAACTAGTGGTGATTGTGGGGGCGGTAACGGTCAGCTCGGCTGTGTTGGTTGCCTATTCAAATATAATAAATTCTATATTGCCAGGAAGTATTTATGTGTTAAGCTGGCTGTTTACTATTGTCTGCATAGGCGGCAGCCGGCTGGGGCTTCGTATCCTGCATTACTTGATCCGCCAGACTCATTCCAATCCGATTCAAAATGTGCTGATTATCGGCGCCGGTGATGCCGGGGCAATGATCGCCAGGGAAATCACCCAACGGTACTATGAAACAAAAAAAATAGTCGGTTTTATTGATGATTCTGCTTATAAGAGCAACCAAATCTTGTTTGGCGCCAGAGTGTTAGGTCCCTGCAGTCAAATTCACCGTATTGTTCAGGAACAAAGCATTAGTGAAATTATTATTGCCATGCCGTCGGTGGAGGGCAGTATCGTCAGGCAGATTGTTCAGGAGTGCAAAACAACCCAGTGCAATGTGCAGATTGTTCCCGGTATTTATGAACTGATTGACGGCAAGGTCAGTGTTCACCAATTACGTAATGTGGATTTGGAGGACTTGCTGCGACGGGAGCCGGTACAACTGAATGCGGAAGATATTGCCGGATACATAAAAGGCCATCGGGTGCTGGTGACCGGAGCCGGTGGGTCCATTGGCTCCGAGCTTTGCCGCCAGATTGCCCGTTTTTCACCGGAACAGATTCTTCTGTTGGGAAAGGGAGAGAATAGTATTTACGAAATTCATCAGGAACTGGGAAGAAAATATCCCGACTTAAATCTTTCACCCATCATTGCCGATGTCCGGGATGAAGAGCGAATCAATGATATTTTCGCCACCTACCGGCCGGAAATCGTCTTCCACGCCGCTGCGCATAAGCATGTGCCCCTCATGGAACTGCAGCCGTTGGAAGCGGTCAAAAATAATGTATTCGGCACGAAAAATGTGGCTCAGGCAGCAGATCGCTATGAAACGAAAATCTTTATTATGATTTCCACCGATAAGGCGGTCAACCCTACCAGTGTCATGGGATGCACGAAACGGGTGGCGGAAATGATTATTCAAAGCCTAAACCGGGAGAGCAAGACTAAATATACCACAGTCCGCTTCGGCAATGTCCTTGGCAGCCGGGGCAGCGTCATCCCTCTCTTTAAAAAACAGATTGCCGCCGGAGGACCGATTACCATTACCCACCCGGACATTATCCGTTACTTTATGACCATTCCCGAAGCTAGCCAATTGGTGCTGCAAGCGGGGGCTTTAGCCCAGGGTGGCGAAGTGTTTGTTCTCGATATGGGCAAGCCGGTTAAGATACTGGACATGGCTTGCGACTTGATCGAACTTTCCGGCCTGGTGCCCTATAAAGATATAAAATTTGAATTCACCGGACTGCGGCCAGGAGAGAAGATGTTTGAAGAACTGCTTACCGCCGAAGAAGGAACACAGGCGACAAAGTATAAGAAAATTTTTCGGGCTAAATTACGATCGGTGGATGAGAAAAAATTATCAAAAGTCTTGTTTCAGTTTCAAAATCAATTTAATGACAGCGAAGAAGTAAAGCGTTTGTTGCAAAAGCTCATTACCGTTTATAAGCCATACCATAAAAAGGATAGTCAGGATAGTTCTTCTGGCAAGCTAGCAATAGCAGAAGAACCTACTGTACAACAAGAAACACCTGCCTTTTATCCGGCAGAGTCAATGGAAGCGAGTCATTAACTTTAAAATGGGATGTGTAGTATGAAAAGATTGTTTGACGTGACATCATCTGCTGTCGCACTTTTATTATTTCTTCCGCTATTTATTTTTATCGCAATTTTAATAAAGTTTGATTCTAGAGGACCAGTATTTTTTTGCCAAAGACGCATAGGTGTTAAAGACAAAGAGTTTATGATGTATAAGTTCCGATCGATGGCGGTGGGAACACCGGAAGTAGCTACAGATAAGCTGACCAACAGTCAGGCGTATATTACCAAAGTCGGTTACTATTTGCGCAAATACAGCCTGGATGAATTGCCTCAGTTAATCAATATTTTGAAAGGCGATATGTCTGTTGTTGGACCGCGCCCTGCCTTATATAATCAGTATGAATTGCGAGAAAAACGCAATAAGCAGGGGATTTCAGCTTTGCGTCCAGGACTTACCGGCTGGGCACAGATCAATGGGCGGGATGAGATAGCTTTGGAAGAAAAGTTTAAATTGGACTCTTTCTATTCTCAGCACCAGAGCTTTTGGTTGGATATGAAAATTATATTTTGTACGTTGTTTAGTGTTTATTCGGGCAGTGGAGTCAAGGTGAAGACGTTTTTGCACGAGTGATATTTGGTGGTGAAAGTTCATTTAGAAATAGTTGTTCTGAGGGGAAGGAAAGCGCATGAAAGTAGTAATCCTTGCTGGTGGTTTTGGTACACGTATTAGTGAAGAATCACACTTAAAGCCGAAACCCATGGTGGAAATTGGTGGCAGACCGATACTTTGGCATATTATGAAAATATATTCCAGTTACGGATTTAATGATTTTGTGATATGTCTTGGGTACAAAGGGTATTGCATTAAAGAATATTTTGCTCATTACTTTTTGCATGAGTCTGATGTTACTTTTGATTTTCGCATGTCCAATCAGCAATATGTTCATCACAATCATGCTGAACCATGGAAAGTTACTTTAGTGAATACTGGTCTAAATACTATGACAGGCGGTCGTGTAAAACGTATCCAATCATATATTGGCAATGAGCCGTTTATGCTTACGTATGGAGATGGTGTTAGCAATGTGGATATTGGTAAATTAGTAGAATATCATAACGCACAGGGTAAATTAGTTACTGTTACTGCCGTTCAGCCAACAGGCCGTTTTGGTGCGTTGGATATAGATGAAAATAATGGTATAAATGGTTTTCAGGAGAAGCCCAAAGGCGATGGTGCTTGGATTAACGCGGGCTTTTTTGTGATGCAGCCGGAAGCGTTTAACTATATTGGTGATGACAGCACTATTTTAGAAAGAGAACCCCTGGAAAATTTAGCTAAAGATAAACAACTTGTCGCCTACAGACATGGTGGATTTTGGCAGCCGATGGATACCTTGCGAGATAAGAATCAGTTAGAAGAATTATGGCAGACAAATAAAGCTCCTTGGAAAGTATGGTAAGGGAAATGATTTCAAAGGAATTTTGGCAGGATAAAAAGGTATTTATTACCGGACATACAGGTTTTAAAGGTTCATGGCTATGCCTATGGCTGTATTCCTTAGGTGCCAAGGTAACTGGGTATGCTTTACAGCCACCAACTACACCAAGCTTATTTGAACTTTGCAAAATTGAAGGGTTAGTTAGTCATATCATTGGTGATGTGCGTGATGCTGAGGCCCTAAATAATGCTATGAACAAAGTTCAGCCGGAAATCGTCATTCACATGGCTGCTCAGCCGCTAGTGCGTGATTCCTATAAAATTCCTGCTGAAACTTATACCATTAATGTTATGGGAACGGTTCATCTATTTGAAGCAGTTCGTCAGTGCAAAAGCGTTAAAGCTGTTGTCAATGTAACAACAGATAAGTGCTATGAGAATAAGGAATGGCTGTGGGGTTATCGGGAGAATGAACCAATGGGTGGCTATGATCCTTATTCCAATAGCAAGGCCTGTTCGGAATTAGTTACTGCCTCCTATCGCAATTCATTTTTTCATCCTTCCAAGTATGCTGAACATGGTGTTGCTATAGCTTCGGCCAGAGCGGGTAATGTCATCGGTGGGGGAGATTGGGCGGCTGATAGATTGATACCAGATTGCATAAATTCGTTATTATATAATAAAAGGATTTATATCCGCAGTCCGCAGGCAATTCGTCCCTGGCAGCATGTATTGGAACCATTAAGTGGTTATTTGATGTTAGCGCAGAAACTCTATGAAGAAGGGATACCCTTTGCCGAAGGGTGGAATTTTGGACCGAATGATAGTGATTCCAAGCCGGTAGAGTGGATTGTGCAGAAGATGTGTGAACAATGGGGCGGTAATGCTTCATATGAAATAGATACAAGTCCACAACCGCACGAAGCGAGTTACTTGAAATTGGACTGTTCTAAAGCTCGGATGCGATTGGCGTGGGAGCCACGCTGGAACTTAGAACAGGCTTTGAGTAAAATTATCGAATGGGTTTCGGCGTACAGGGAGAATCAAAATATGCGTGATGTTTGCTTACAACAAATAAAACAATATGTAAATGAGGTTGAGCCATGAACTGCAATGAAGAATTGGAAAAACAATTGCACCGAGAGATAATGGAATTGGTAGCAAAATATTATAAAGTGAAACATAGAAAAGAAAATGTATTTAAACCAGGGGATCGAATTTCCTACGGGGGCCGTGTATTTGACGAGCAGGAAATGACTAATCTTGTAGATTCTGCATTAGACTTTTGGCTAACTACCGGTAAATACACTGCACAATTTGAAGCAGATTTTGCTAACTTTTTAGGTGTAAAATATTGTTCGTTAACTAATTCCGGTTCTTCCGCCAATTTATTAGCCTTCATGGCACTTACTTCACACAAATTAGGAGAACGCCACATTAAAAAAGGTGATGAAGTCATCACTGTTGCCGCGGGGTTTCCGACAACAGTTGCTCCCATTATTCAGTATGGTTCCATTCCAGTATTTGTCGATGTGACTTTACCTGCCTATAA
The genomic region above belongs to Veillonellales bacterium and contains:
- the rfbF gene encoding glucose-1-phosphate cytidylyltransferase; translation: MKVVILAGGFGTRISEESHLKPKPMVEIGGRPILWHIMKIYSSYGFNDFVICLGYKGYCIKEYFAHYFLHESDVTFDFRMSNQQYVHHNHAEPWKVTLVNTGLNTMTGGRVKRIQSYIGNEPFMLTYGDGVSNVDIGKLVEYHNAQGKLVTVTAVQPTGRFGALDIDENNGINGFQEKPKGDGAWINAGFFVMQPEAFNYIGDDSTILEREPLENLAKDKQLVAYRHGGFWQPMDTLRDKNQLEELWQTNKAPWKVW
- a CDS encoding phosphatase PAP2 family protein, encoding MLFTKALRLIVFVCFIASVTGAGALAAEKDQLNLNREYLRSYAADAGYVLRAPTRWNAADWRQALLLGGAALTLYHNDEKIEHWAQQQRNGNSNQVSGWVRNFGDVRCIAPALGLTYAVGKHNDNDRLTRTALLGMESLVIANGITGSLKLLTHRHRPNTGDPYNTWDGPGFHNPNDSFVSGHATSAFAVATVIATEYQGKRGVPQMAYGLAALTSLSRVNDNQHWASDVFAGSVIGYYTAKLVTEHHPDTSLSSGQDSQTPSGVQPLAAYQLHFK
- the rfbG gene encoding CDP-glucose 4,6-dehydratase is translated as MISKEFWQDKKVFITGHTGFKGSWLCLWLYSLGAKVTGYALQPPTTPSLFELCKIEGLVSHIIGDVRDAEALNNAMNKVQPEIVIHMAAQPLVRDSYKIPAETYTINVMGTVHLFEAVRQCKSVKAVVNVTTDKCYENKEWLWGYRENEPMGGYDPYSNSKACSELVTASYRNSFFHPSKYAEHGVAIASARAGNVIGGGDWAADRLIPDCINSLLYNKRIYIRSPQAIRPWQHVLEPLSGYLMLAQKLYEEGIPFAEGWNFGPNDSDSKPVEWIVQKMCEQWGGNASYEIDTSPQPHEASYLKLDCSKARMRLAWEPRWNLEQALSKIIEWVSAYRENQNMRDVCLQQIKQYVNEVEP
- a CDS encoding nucleoside-diphosphate sugar epimerase/dehydratase, which codes for MRRRLVSLALVVADILVVSIVPFIALYLRFDGIVDAHYYSQLVSYLPAIVLIQLTTFYLFRLYHRLWRYASIHELVVIVGAVTVSSAVLVAYSNIINSILPGSIYVLSWLFTIVCIGGSRLGLRILHYLIRQTHSNPIQNVLIIGAGDAGAMIAREITQRYYETKKIVGFIDDSAYKSNQILFGARVLGPCSQIHRIVQEQSISEIIIAMPSVEGSIVRQIVQECKTTQCNVQIVPGIYELIDGKVSVHQLRNVDLEDLLRREPVQLNAEDIAGYIKGHRVLVTGAGGSIGSELCRQIARFSPEQILLLGKGENSIYEIHQELGRKYPDLNLSPIIADVRDEERINDIFATYRPEIVFHAAAHKHVPLMELQPLEAVKNNVFGTKNVAQAADRYETKIFIMISTDKAVNPTSVMGCTKRVAEMIIQSLNRESKTKYTTVRFGNVLGSRGSVIPLFKKQIAAGGPITITHPDIIRYFMTIPEASQLVLQAGALAQGGEVFVLDMGKPVKILDMACDLIELSGLVPYKDIKFEFTGLRPGEKMFEELLTAEEGTQATKYKKIFRAKLRSVDEKKLSKVLFQFQNQFNDSEEVKRLLQKLITVYKPYHKKDSQDSSSGKLAIAEEPTVQQETPAFYPAESMEASH
- a CDS encoding sugar transferase — protein: MKRLFDVTSSAVALLLFLPLFIFIAILIKFDSRGPVFFCQRRIGVKDKEFMMYKFRSMAVGTPEVATDKLTNSQAYITKVGYYLRKYSLDELPQLINILKGDMSVVGPRPALYNQYELREKRNKQGISALRPGLTGWAQINGRDEIALEEKFKLDSFYSQHQSFWLDMKIIFCTLFSVYSGSGVKVKTFLHE
- a CDS encoding polysaccharide biosynthesis/export family protein — translated: MKHKKIAAWLLAAVISVGIPMEALAAEQQTPIFTTQTNSQPLEEYHLSKYDVINIVIIGFPDAAGFSDIMIGPDGYVNLPYAGTLHLAGMTIPEATEVLTDKLGEYIKIPGMAVMVKQYGPRKIYVMGEVAKQGLYSLSSDYMNIFAALSSAGGVTKRGRPKHIAVVRTIDGKVYMQEVNLDRFVEKQDGSQNVILQDGDIVYVPKSNKIDLYEDIMPLVGVYATYKSITN
- a CDS encoding GumC family protein — its product is MEEQDTIDLRKVMQIAAAYKYRLVAIVLVTTILALILSFVLPKQYESSVLLRAKNPKQTGLSGQAASVAALLGGNMPSSAQTYIEMMKSRSVLEPVMEPLDLPNKEKLDVPTFAKKYLKFQNTKGTDLIEVTATGRTPEEAQQIAAGVVANFQQNLTRLSQSDQSLMVKFLKDRMAIAKQEMEQAEQNLEQFRQQEKIYVPDEQAKASIKKLTEYDQKIAQLKVQNDANQARLQGVSDQLNRQNVAISTYNIADNPVIQEIRKQLVAKQISLVDAQQRYTDKHPDVILIQNEIDQLNGKLQEEVSNSVQAGTSTLNPVQMGLVKAKAETETELLVGQATLSGLQQVQSGNEQEISQLSADSVTYIGLERQTRIAQEVYSVLVKSYEQTRIQEAMESMDIQIVDEANLPKKPSFPKKLLITAVGGVLGIMLSFIYLIILYRKNSSSSYNLNRSIQ